In a genomic window of Phalacrocorax aristotelis chromosome 8, bGulAri2.1, whole genome shotgun sequence:
- the PROB1 gene encoding proline-rich basic protein 1, translated as MMPRRKRDPVLLSDTELPGTNGEGPHSGGDGQRSASEEEGYLPSLPCDDLAKSMSGSSVSSYHSALCSEGTETFKDCLEFLDEEGTALPDGGQRSRCAEGAAPGHWAPAGAPRVPPPPGPLARPQQAQLSIMAKNSLAPGQGGRMGPLSRDRQPATTTAGSGELALPRQPGGMLGGAPSDSDEVDGEVQALTARAFRSLSGPPGARLDMCSSHTSSSLSNSLSEDGGRPRRWLAAGGESQGTVLLGLLGKEQFECVDVELESGEARKGHCKKRTVPKRQILLKRKERKETSFGPWDDGLAPQPLPPPRKEPPSKGRAVGDNFRLNYKQFMKTASLDADASKTRAASCLVKNVLAKKMQYEQRIKMEQKGLWGSSTSSGPSSAGTDLLGDGLEGKSSSLSRSDCSLSAEDLQGGGMPVAAVAMGDDTTTCPTKGVVLSEATRESVCKLKKTFNELNERMKYQEVLEGHRLPSATKEPVVERICYQRARALFEAHPGVGKALDVAPRFERVPKPWPSLKQRAIRPSHSQTLPFETDSLALPATLPRRLFTSRAQEMKLVPQSRQEEKPPAVPHQPPSPGTPARESLLAAPTKPEDKGKGRIPQPRDVRKLVKSSYSLCFGTTGTSHGTTAPVSSGGLPPATPLVIHCTSVCRQEPAMEPGDGEVLAAASREPTPARSEGPAKLAGCQPSPPQGSPVHITRIQATRRGVVATERPPASPQHRERSELRVPPRAPTAEGVPHVETHLHVLVGQRSPAVDGKGSPAQSSTMLRTEKTILVPPPPPSPMEGKDGQGHGCTRGHRTAEGPESTVQQHGSSDSGDPQARSPAGSSMHPQPGEPVEKSILKAAVSEQVAAGSSSSAGSTGPTAPVRDGEAGKGPSGQLPERREAWEHLPKWPAATEPYLPASPAENSNYLAIPVKAPKSSPMPKLPSVPDASSMSFGTPMVPKPVSTPFGTPSIPKPASSSFGTPSVPKPASTSFGTPTVPNMTNSSFGYPSASSLASTSLGAPLVSNATNKSFGTPLIPYPASASFGTPLVPSLGGVPFGTSFIPNSANTSFGTPLVPNPSSASFGTPLVPNSSSAPFGNPLIPNSANTAFGTPLVPNPSSASFGTPSVPNLANSSLGIPNPASSSFVSPLVTNPVPTSLGHPSVSNVASSSFGSPLAPNPAGTPLETSVCPLTSEEAPGANPALRPPEGLAAGEHLVPLLPAQPQPRLEDAPHFLRRTDGASPSSKSTPSPTKPFAPHLPMHRKMLVDPDSGKCYYMEPPRQPQLKTLYDPETGQYLEVLVPPVASHAGLYQAPFNPLVMAPGVYAPPYVPYSSFPGLPAAPPPTAPSPVHADLPAAKNPSFSRTFSPTPKGEGPPAAGGPDCGYLDSLYYIPTGMQASPGPSPSQPPAHASPARPEKGPLLQM; from the exons ATGATGCCCCGCAGGAAGAGGGACCCTGTCCTGCTCTCTGACACCGAGCTGCCCGGCACCAACGGCGAGGGTCCCCACAGCGGTGGGGACGGCCAGCGATCTGCATCGGAGGAGGAGGGCTacctccccagcctcccctgTGATGACCTTGCCAAGAGCATGTCGGGCTCCTCCGTCTCCTCCTACCACTCCGCCCTGTGCTCAGAGGGAACTGAGACCTTCAAGGACTGCCTGGAGTTTCTGGATGAGGAGGGGACAGCCCTCCCGGATGGGGGGCAGCGGAGTCGCTGTGCCGAGGGGGCTGCCCCGGGACACTGGGCTCCAGCGGGGGCCCCCCGCGTCCCTCCGCCGCCTGGCCCCCTCGCCCGCCCGCAGCAGGCTCAGCTGTCCATCATGGCTAAGAATAGCCTGGcaccggggcaggggggcaggatGGGTCCCCTCAGCAGGGACCGGCAGCCTGCCACCACCACTGCCGGCAGCGGGGAGCTGGCTCTGCCCCGACAGCCCGGGGGGATGCTCGGTGGAGCGCCCAGTGATTCAGATGAGGTGGACGGCGAAGTGCAGGCGCTGACAGCCAGGGCTTTCCGCAGCCTCTCAGGTCCCCCCGGCGCCCGCCTCGACATGTGCAGCTCCCAcacctcctccagcctctccaaTTCGCTGTCGGAGGATGGCGGGCGGCCACGGCGGTGGCTGGCAGCTGGCGGCGAGTCCCAGGGCACAGTG CTGCTGGGTttgctggggaaggagcagtTTGAGTGTGTGGACGTGGAGCTGGAGAGTGGGGAGGCCAGGAAGGGCCACTGCAAGAAGAGGACCGTCCCCAAGCGCCAGATCCtgctgaagaggaaggagaggaaggagacgAGTTTCGGCCCCTGGGATGATGGCCTGGCCCCCCAACCCTTGCCCCCGCCCAGGAAGGAGCCCCCCAGCAAGGGCAGGGCTGTTGGAGACAACTTCAGGCTCAACTACAAACAGTTCATGAAGACAGCCTCCCTGGATGCTGATGCCAGCAAGACCAGGGCGGCCTCTTGCCTTGTGAAAAATGTCCTTGCCAAGAAAATGCAGTACGAGCAGAGGATCAAGATGGAGCAgaaggggctgtggggcagctcgACCTCCTCAGGGCCATCTTCCGCTGGCACCGACCTGCTGGGGGATGGCCTGGAGGGCAAGTCCAGCTCACTCTCCCGCTCAGACTGCAGCCTCTCAGCTGAGGACCTGCAGGGTGGTGGGATGCCAGTGGCTGCGGTGGCCATGGGGGATGACACCACAACCTGTCCCACCAAGGGGGTGGTGCTGAGCGAAGCGACGAGGGAGAGCGTCTGCAAGCTGAAGAAAACCTTCAATGAACTCAATGAGAGGATGAAGTACCAGGAGGTGCTGGAGGGCCACCGGCTGCCCAGCGCCACCAAGGAGCCAGTGGTGGAGAGGATCTGCTACCAGCGAGCACGTGCTTTGTTTGAAgcccaccctggggtggggAAGGCACTGGATGTCGCCCCCAGATTTGAGAGAGTGCCAAAGCCATGGCCCAGCTTGAAACAGCGAGCCATACGCCCCAGCCACTCCCAAACCCTCCCCTTTGAGACCGACAGCCTGGCACTCCCCGCCACGCTACCCCGACGCCTCTTCACCTCCCGGGCGCAGGAGATGAAGCTGGTGCCACAGAGCCGGCAGGAGGAGAAGCCACCAGCAGTGCCCCACCAGCCAcccagccctggcaccccaGCCCGGGAGTCCCTGCTGGCTGCCCCCACCAAGCCAGAAGATAAGGGGAAGGGACGCATCCCGCAGCCCCGTGATGTGCGTAAGCTGGTGAAGAGCAGCTACAGCCTCTGCTTCGGGACTACCGGCACATCCCATGGCACCACAGCACCAGTCAGCAGCGGGGGACTGCCACCGGCCACCCCGCTTGTCATCCACTGCACCTCAGTCTGCCGCCAGGAACCAGCAATGGAGCCAGGAGAcggggaggtgctggcagctgccagccGAGAGCCAACCCCAGCACGTTCTGAGGGCCCTGCAAAGCTTGCTGGTTGCCAGCCCTCACCTCCCCAAGGCTCCCCCGTCCACATCACAAGAATCCAGGCCACACGGAGGGGGGTGGTGGCCACAGAGAGGCCACCAGCATCCCCCCAACACCGGGAGCGGAGCGAGCTCAGGGTGCCACCGCGAGCACCGACGGCTGAAGGGGTGCCGCACGTGGAGACCCACCTCCACGTCCTGGTGGGCCAGCGGTCCCCGGCGGTGGACGGGAAGGGCTCCCCGGCTCAGAGCAGCACCATGCTGCGGACAGAGAAGACTATTCTtgtcccaccaccaccaccaagtCCCATGGAGGGAAAGGACGGACAAGGCCATGGCTGCACCAGAGGACACCGCACTGCCGAGGGACCCGAGTCAACAGTGCAGCAGCATGGCAGCAGTGACAGTGGGGACCCCCAAGCCAGATCCCCAGCCGGCAGCAGCATGCACCCACAGCCTGGGGAACCGGTGGAGAAAAGCATACTGAAGGCAGCCGTGAGTGAGCAGGtagcagcagggagcagcagctctgcaggcagcaccgGCCCCACTGCCCCAGTCCGAGATGGGGAGGCTGGCAAAGGTCCCTCTGGCCAGCTGCCAGAGCGGAGGGAGGCCTGGGAGCATTTACCGAAGTGGCCTGCAGCCACCGAGCCATACCTTCCTGCTTCGCCAGCAGAGAACTCCAACTACCTAGCAATTCCTGTGAAAGCCCCCAAATCCTCTCCGATGCCAAAGCTGCCCTCAGTTCCCGACGCATCCAGCATGTCCTTTGGGACCCCCATGGTCCCTAAGCCAGTCAGCACACCTTTTGGGACCCCCTCAATCCCTAAGCCAGCCAGCTCATCCTTTGGGACCCCCTCAGTCCCCAAGCCAGCCAGCACATCCTTTGGGACCCCCACGGTTCCTAACATGACTAACTCATCTTTTGGCTACCCATcagcctccagcctggccagcacATCTCTTGGGGCTCCATTGGTCTCCAACGCCACCAACAAGTCTTTTGGGACACCCTTGATCCCCTATCCTGCCAGCGCATCCTTTGGGACCCCCTTGGTCCCCAGCCTGGGTGGTGTACCCTTTGGAACCTCCTTCATCCCTAACTCAGCAAATACATCCTTTGGGACCCCCTTGGTCCCCAATCCATCCAGTGCATCCTTTGGAACTCCCTTGGTCCCCAATTCATCCAGTGCACCCTTTGGAAACCCCTTGATCCCTAACTCAGCCAACACAGCCTTTGGGACCCCCTTGGTCCCCAACCCATCCAGCGCATCCTTTGGGACTCCCTCAGTACCTAATCTGGCCAACTCATCTCTTGGGATCCCCAACCCAGCCAGCTCATCCTTTGTGTCCCCTTTGGTCACAAACCCAGTCCCCACTTCTCTTGGGCACCCATCAGTCTCCAATGTGGCCAGCTCATCCTTTGGATCCCCTTTGGCCCCTAACCCAGCTGGCACTCCATTGGAGACCAGTGTGTGTCCCCTGACCAGTGAGGAAGCACCTGGAGCAAACCCAGCCCTGAGGCCCCCTGAgggcctggctgctggggagcaCCTGGTGCCattgctcccagcccagccccagcctcgcCTCGAGGATGCTCCCCATTTCCTAAGGAGGACCGATGGTGCCTCACCGAGCAGTAAGAGCACACCAAGCCCCACCAAGCCCTTTGCCCCCCACCTGCCCATGCACCGGAAGATGCTTGTTGATCCTGACAGTGGAAAATGCTACTACATGGAGCCACCGCGGCAGCCCCAACTGAAAACACTCTATGACCCTGAGACGGGGCAGTACTTGGAGGTGCTTGTCCCACCGGTGGCATCGCATGCTGGGCTCTACCAGGCTCCTTTCAACCCCCTGGTCATGGCCCCAGGGGTCTACGCTCCACCCTATGTGCCCTACAGCAGTTTCCCAGGGCTCCCGGCAGCCCCGCCACCCACTGCCCCCTCCCCGGTGCATGCTGACCTGCCAGCTGCCAAAAaccccagcttctccaggacCTTCAGCCCCACTCCCAAGGGCGAGGGGCCACCTGCTGCCGGGGGTCCTGACTGTGGGTACCTGGACAGCCTGTACTACATCCCCACGGGGATGCAGgccagccccggccccagccccagccagccccctgcccatgccagccctgccaggcctGAGAAGGGACCACTGCTCCAGATGTGA
- the SLC23A1 gene encoding solute carrier family 23 member 1 isoform X3, translating to MGTHSGDLAQPQNGNSALSPAGPPHPSGKKLSAVGRDPGAGTAPPRAEVDMLYRIEDVPPWYLCILLGFQHYLTCFSGTIAVPFLLAESLCVGKDQLTVSYLIGTIFTCVGITTLIQTTVGIRLPLFQASALAFLVPAKSILALEKWRCPPEEQIYGNWTLPLNTSHIWQPRMREIQGAIVVSSLVEVAIGLLGLPGALLSYIGPLTVTPTVSLIGLSVFQAAGERAGSHWGIAALTIFLIILFAQYLRHATICLPGYRRGSGFVVFRIQIFKMFPIILAIIVVWLLCYVLTRTGVFPGQPEAYGYKARTDARGEILSVAPWFRVPYPCQWGLPTVTSAAVLGMFSATLAGIIESIGDYYSCARLAGAPAPPVHAINRGIFTEGISCIIAGLLGTGNGSTSSSPNIGVLGITKVGSRRVIQYGAGIMLMLGTIGKFTALFASLPDPILGGMFCTLFGMITAVGLSNLQFVDMNSSRNLFVLGFAMFFGLTLPNYLDSHPKAINTGVPELDQILTVLLTTEMFVGGTIAFVLDNTIPVFTGFKARARGSGAAVAAADMQDNADGLSVCTKV from the exons ATGGGGACCCACTCGGGAGACCTGGCTCAGCCCCAG AATGGGAACTCAGCTCTCTCCCCTGCTGGCCCCCCGCATCCCTCTGGGAAGAAGCTGTCTGCGGTGGGCAGG GACCCTGGGGCAGGCACCGCGCCCCCCCGAGCAGAGGTAGACATGCTCTACAGGATTGAGGATGTGCCCCCCTGGTACCTCTGCATCCTGCTCGGCTTCCAG CACTACCTGACCTGCTTCAGCGGCACCATTGCTGTCCCCTTCCTGCTGGCTGAGAGCCTGTGTGTGGGCAAGGACCAGCTCACTGTCAGCTACCTCATCGGCACCATCTTCACCTGTGTCGGCATCACCACCCTCATCCAGACCACCGTGGGCATCAG GCTGCCCCTCTTCCAGGCAAGCGCGCTGGCTTTCCTTGTCCCCGCCAAGTCCATCCTGGCCCTGGAGAAGTGGCGATGCCCGCCCGAAG agcAGATCTACGGCAACTGGACGCTGCCGCTCAACACCTCCCACATCTGGCAGCCTCGCATGCGAGAG ATCCAGGGGGCCATTGTGGTGTCCAGCCTTGTGGAGGTGGCCATcgggctgctggggctcccTGGGGCGCTGCTCAGCTACATCGGGCCGCTGACTGTCACTCCCACTGTTTCCCTCATCGGGCTCTCCGTCTTCCAGGCGGCCGGCGAGCGGGCCGGCTCCCACTGGGGCATCGCTGCGCT GACCATCTTCCTGATCATCCTGTTTGCTCAGTACCTGCGGCACGCCACCATCTGCCTGCCTGGCTACCGGCGGGGCAGCGGCTTCGTCGTGTTCCGCATCCAGATTTTCAAGATGTTCCCG ATCATCCTGGCCATCATAGTTGTGTGGCTGCTCTGCTACGTGCTGACGCGCACCGGCGTCTTCCCCGGCCAGCCTGAGGCGTATGGCTACAAGGCCAGGACTGACGCCCGGGGCGAGATCCTGTCCGTGGCACCCTGGTTTCGGGTCCCCTACCCCT GCCAGTGGGGTCTGCCCacggtgacctcagcagctgtgctgggcatGTTCAGCGCCACACTGGCGGGCATCATCGAGTCTATTGGGGACTACTACTCTTGCGCCCGGCTAGCAGGAGCCCCTGCTCCCCCTGTGCATGCTATTAACAG GGGCATTTTCACCGAAGGCATCTCCTGCATCATTGCGGGGCTGCTGGGAACTGGCAATGgctccacctcctccagccccaaCATTGGCGTCCTGGGCATCACGAAG gtggggagcaggagggtgaTACAGTACGGGGCTGGCATCATGCTCATGTTGGGGACCATTGGCAAGTTCACGGCGCTGTTCGCCTCCCTGCCCGACCCCATCCTCGGTGGGATGTTCTGCACCTTGTTTG GCATGATCACGGCCGTCGGCCTCTCCAACCTGCAGTTCGTCGACATGAACTCCTCCCGCAACCTCTTTGTGCTGGGCTTTGCCATGTTTTTCGGGCTGACGCTGCCAAACTACCTGGATTCCCATCCCAAGGCCATTAACACAG GTGTCCCTGAGCTGGACCAGATACTGACAGTGCTACTAACGACAGAGATGTTTGTTGGGGGGACCATCGCCTTCGTCCTGGACAACACCATCCCAG TCTTCACAGGGTTTAAGGCGCGGGCAAGGGGCAGCGGTGCAGCGGTGGCGGCAGCAGACATGCAAGATAATGCAGACGGGCTCTCCGTGTGCACGAAGGTCTGA
- the SLC23A1 gene encoding solute carrier family 23 member 1 isoform X1: MGTHSGDLAQPQNGNSALSPAGPPHPSGKKLSAVGRDPGAGTAPPRAEVDMLYRIEDVPPWYLCILLGFQHYLTCFSGTIAVPFLLAESLCVGKDQLTVSYLIGTIFTCVGITTLIQTTVGIRLPLFQASALAFLVPAKSILALEKWRCPPEEQIYGNWTLPLNTSHIWQPRMREIQGAIVVSSLVEVAIGLLGLPGALLSYIGPLTVTPTVSLIGLSVFQAAGERAGSHWGIAALTIFLIILFAQYLRHATICLPGYRRGSGFVVFRIQIFKMFPIILAIIVVWLLCYVLTRTGVFPGQPEAYGYKARTDARGEILSVAPWFRVPYPCQWGLPTVTSAAVLGMFSATLAGIIESIGDYYSCARLAGAPAPPVHAINRGIFTEGISCIIAGLLGTGNGSTSSSPNIGVLGITKVGSRRVIQYGAGIMLMLGTIGKFTALFASLPDPILGGMFCTLFGMITAVGLSNLQFVDMNSSRNLFVLGFAMFFGLTLPNYLDSHPKAINTGVPELDQILTVLLTTEMFVGGTIAFVLDNTIPGTPEERGLVQWKAGAHSDSTARASLRSYDFPFGMSVVRRSQWLKHVPICPVFTGFKARARGSGAAVAAADMQDNADGLSVCTKV; this comes from the exons ATGGGGACCCACTCGGGAGACCTGGCTCAGCCCCAG AATGGGAACTCAGCTCTCTCCCCTGCTGGCCCCCCGCATCCCTCTGGGAAGAAGCTGTCTGCGGTGGGCAGG GACCCTGGGGCAGGCACCGCGCCCCCCCGAGCAGAGGTAGACATGCTCTACAGGATTGAGGATGTGCCCCCCTGGTACCTCTGCATCCTGCTCGGCTTCCAG CACTACCTGACCTGCTTCAGCGGCACCATTGCTGTCCCCTTCCTGCTGGCTGAGAGCCTGTGTGTGGGCAAGGACCAGCTCACTGTCAGCTACCTCATCGGCACCATCTTCACCTGTGTCGGCATCACCACCCTCATCCAGACCACCGTGGGCATCAG GCTGCCCCTCTTCCAGGCAAGCGCGCTGGCTTTCCTTGTCCCCGCCAAGTCCATCCTGGCCCTGGAGAAGTGGCGATGCCCGCCCGAAG agcAGATCTACGGCAACTGGACGCTGCCGCTCAACACCTCCCACATCTGGCAGCCTCGCATGCGAGAG ATCCAGGGGGCCATTGTGGTGTCCAGCCTTGTGGAGGTGGCCATcgggctgctggggctcccTGGGGCGCTGCTCAGCTACATCGGGCCGCTGACTGTCACTCCCACTGTTTCCCTCATCGGGCTCTCCGTCTTCCAGGCGGCCGGCGAGCGGGCCGGCTCCCACTGGGGCATCGCTGCGCT GACCATCTTCCTGATCATCCTGTTTGCTCAGTACCTGCGGCACGCCACCATCTGCCTGCCTGGCTACCGGCGGGGCAGCGGCTTCGTCGTGTTCCGCATCCAGATTTTCAAGATGTTCCCG ATCATCCTGGCCATCATAGTTGTGTGGCTGCTCTGCTACGTGCTGACGCGCACCGGCGTCTTCCCCGGCCAGCCTGAGGCGTATGGCTACAAGGCCAGGACTGACGCCCGGGGCGAGATCCTGTCCGTGGCACCCTGGTTTCGGGTCCCCTACCCCT GCCAGTGGGGTCTGCCCacggtgacctcagcagctgtgctgggcatGTTCAGCGCCACACTGGCGGGCATCATCGAGTCTATTGGGGACTACTACTCTTGCGCCCGGCTAGCAGGAGCCCCTGCTCCCCCTGTGCATGCTATTAACAG GGGCATTTTCACCGAAGGCATCTCCTGCATCATTGCGGGGCTGCTGGGAACTGGCAATGgctccacctcctccagccccaaCATTGGCGTCCTGGGCATCACGAAG gtggggagcaggagggtgaTACAGTACGGGGCTGGCATCATGCTCATGTTGGGGACCATTGGCAAGTTCACGGCGCTGTTCGCCTCCCTGCCCGACCCCATCCTCGGTGGGATGTTCTGCACCTTGTTTG GCATGATCACGGCCGTCGGCCTCTCCAACCTGCAGTTCGTCGACATGAACTCCTCCCGCAACCTCTTTGTGCTGGGCTTTGCCATGTTTTTCGGGCTGACGCTGCCAAACTACCTGGATTCCCATCCCAAGGCCATTAACACAG GTGTCCCTGAGCTGGACCAGATACTGACAGTGCTACTAACGACAGAGATGTTTGTTGGGGGGACCATCGCCTTCGTCCTGGACAACACCATCCCAG GGACGCCGGAGGAGCGAGGGCTGGTGCAGTGGAAGGCAGGAGCACACTCAGACAGCACAGCGAGGGCCAGCCTGAGGAGCTACGACTTCCCCTTTGGGATGAGCGTGGTGAGGAGGAGCCAGTGGCTGAAGCATGTGCCCATCTGCCCAGTCTTCACAGGGTTTAAGGCGCGGGCAAGGGGCAGCGGTGCAGCGGTGGCGGCAGCAGACATGCAAGATAATGCAGACGGGCTCTCCGTGTGCACGAAGGTCTGA
- the SLC23A1 gene encoding solute carrier family 23 member 1 isoform X2, giving the protein MGTHSGDLAQPQNGNSALSPAGPPHPSGKKLSAVGRHYLTCFSGTIAVPFLLAESLCVGKDQLTVSYLIGTIFTCVGITTLIQTTVGIRLPLFQASALAFLVPAKSILALEKWRCPPEEQIYGNWTLPLNTSHIWQPRMREIQGAIVVSSLVEVAIGLLGLPGALLSYIGPLTVTPTVSLIGLSVFQAAGERAGSHWGIAALTIFLIILFAQYLRHATICLPGYRRGSGFVVFRIQIFKMFPIILAIIVVWLLCYVLTRTGVFPGQPEAYGYKARTDARGEILSVAPWFRVPYPCQWGLPTVTSAAVLGMFSATLAGIIESIGDYYSCARLAGAPAPPVHAINRGIFTEGISCIIAGLLGTGNGSTSSSPNIGVLGITKVGSRRVIQYGAGIMLMLGTIGKFTALFASLPDPILGGMFCTLFGMITAVGLSNLQFVDMNSSRNLFVLGFAMFFGLTLPNYLDSHPKAINTGVPELDQILTVLLTTEMFVGGTIAFVLDNTIPGTPEERGLVQWKAGAHSDSTARASLRSYDFPFGMSVVRRSQWLKHVPICPVFTGFKARARGSGAAVAAADMQDNADGLSVCTKV; this is encoded by the exons ATGGGGACCCACTCGGGAGACCTGGCTCAGCCCCAG AATGGGAACTCAGCTCTCTCCCCTGCTGGCCCCCCGCATCCCTCTGGGAAGAAGCTGTCTGCGGTGGGCAGG CACTACCTGACCTGCTTCAGCGGCACCATTGCTGTCCCCTTCCTGCTGGCTGAGAGCCTGTGTGTGGGCAAGGACCAGCTCACTGTCAGCTACCTCATCGGCACCATCTTCACCTGTGTCGGCATCACCACCCTCATCCAGACCACCGTGGGCATCAG GCTGCCCCTCTTCCAGGCAAGCGCGCTGGCTTTCCTTGTCCCCGCCAAGTCCATCCTGGCCCTGGAGAAGTGGCGATGCCCGCCCGAAG agcAGATCTACGGCAACTGGACGCTGCCGCTCAACACCTCCCACATCTGGCAGCCTCGCATGCGAGAG ATCCAGGGGGCCATTGTGGTGTCCAGCCTTGTGGAGGTGGCCATcgggctgctggggctcccTGGGGCGCTGCTCAGCTACATCGGGCCGCTGACTGTCACTCCCACTGTTTCCCTCATCGGGCTCTCCGTCTTCCAGGCGGCCGGCGAGCGGGCCGGCTCCCACTGGGGCATCGCTGCGCT GACCATCTTCCTGATCATCCTGTTTGCTCAGTACCTGCGGCACGCCACCATCTGCCTGCCTGGCTACCGGCGGGGCAGCGGCTTCGTCGTGTTCCGCATCCAGATTTTCAAGATGTTCCCG ATCATCCTGGCCATCATAGTTGTGTGGCTGCTCTGCTACGTGCTGACGCGCACCGGCGTCTTCCCCGGCCAGCCTGAGGCGTATGGCTACAAGGCCAGGACTGACGCCCGGGGCGAGATCCTGTCCGTGGCACCCTGGTTTCGGGTCCCCTACCCCT GCCAGTGGGGTCTGCCCacggtgacctcagcagctgtgctgggcatGTTCAGCGCCACACTGGCGGGCATCATCGAGTCTATTGGGGACTACTACTCTTGCGCCCGGCTAGCAGGAGCCCCTGCTCCCCCTGTGCATGCTATTAACAG GGGCATTTTCACCGAAGGCATCTCCTGCATCATTGCGGGGCTGCTGGGAACTGGCAATGgctccacctcctccagccccaaCATTGGCGTCCTGGGCATCACGAAG gtggggagcaggagggtgaTACAGTACGGGGCTGGCATCATGCTCATGTTGGGGACCATTGGCAAGTTCACGGCGCTGTTCGCCTCCCTGCCCGACCCCATCCTCGGTGGGATGTTCTGCACCTTGTTTG GCATGATCACGGCCGTCGGCCTCTCCAACCTGCAGTTCGTCGACATGAACTCCTCCCGCAACCTCTTTGTGCTGGGCTTTGCCATGTTTTTCGGGCTGACGCTGCCAAACTACCTGGATTCCCATCCCAAGGCCATTAACACAG GTGTCCCTGAGCTGGACCAGATACTGACAGTGCTACTAACGACAGAGATGTTTGTTGGGGGGACCATCGCCTTCGTCCTGGACAACACCATCCCAG GGACGCCGGAGGAGCGAGGGCTGGTGCAGTGGAAGGCAGGAGCACACTCAGACAGCACAGCGAGGGCCAGCCTGAGGAGCTACGACTTCCCCTTTGGGATGAGCGTGGTGAGGAGGAGCCAGTGGCTGAAGCATGTGCCCATCTGCCCAGTCTTCACAGGGTTTAAGGCGCGGGCAAGGGGCAGCGGTGCAGCGGTGGCGGCAGCAGACATGCAAGATAATGCAGACGGGCTCTCCGTGTGCACGAAGGTCTGA